In one Nostoc sp. KVJ3 genomic region, the following are encoded:
- a CDS encoding type I polyketide synthase has translation MNIPIVSANITGSEIAIIGMAGRFPGAKNVDEFWQNLQNGIESISTFTDEELLAYGLDATTLNNPKFVKARAVLKDVELFDASFFGFNPREAEITDPQHRVFLECAYIALEDAGYDSENYQGSIGVYAGASFSGYLLNVYLNEDIIKSIDNHQLAIAGDKDYLTTRVSYKLNLQGPSFSVQTACSTSLVAVHLAAQSLLNGECDMALAGGVSISSLRKTGYLYKEGGIGSPDGHCRAFDAQAQGTVGGEGVGIVVLKRLEDALADRDTIHAVIKGSAINNDGSFKVSYTAPRIDGQAKVIQTAQVVAEVEPETITYIEAHGTGTSLGDPIEIAALTQAFRASTEKKGFCAIGSVKTNIGHLDSAAGVTGLIKTVLALKHQQIPASLHFQKPNPQIDFANSPFYVNTKLAEWKTNGIPRRAGVSSFGIGGTNAHVILEEAPVEEQGRQGEQGEQGRQGRQGEQGRQGRQGMQGRKYHLLVFSAKTDTALETATTNLVSHLQQYPELHLADVAHTLGVGRRAFEHRRMVVCQDINDAVKVLANLDSQRVFTQYQQPVNRPVVFMFSGQGTQYVNMGRELYENEPIFTLAVDRCCELLKPHLGIDLRHILYPNEAAQVTEQLKQTSVAQPALFVIEYALAQLWMAWGVHPEAIIGHSIGEYVAATLAEVFSLEDALMLVAIRGRLMQQLPSGEMLSVQLPESEIQPLLNRELSLAATNGPSYCVVSGVTEAIAQLQQHLEAKGVACRRLHTSHAFHSPMMEPILQPFTEQLQKLQLHPPKIEFISNVSGTWITVAEATDPKYWVKHLRQTVRFSEGITELLKVQERIFLEVGPGRTLSTFVKQHHKNQLVVLTSIRHPQEQQSDVTFLLNSLGRLWLSGVKIDWSNFYAHEQRYHIPLPTYPFERQRYWIEAQKQPRQTAVELSKSLVEACKKQASASITALDEQSYLVNKQYLNSLCTAYINLTLRRLGAFRNTNEQYSFEALCEQFKIIPRYRQLLCRFLDVLVEQGQLQQEKDLFTNLVPCSTDFIHALIEEVKIKCIDTPHVLNILQECGDNLTDVLIGEKEPLELYFAARDNKPEIVNSELSLDNHLKKIVRAGMEQVVKLLPPDVNLRILEIGGGGGIATTELLPILPSERTNYTFTDVGGLFLNKARQQFSAYPFVEYRFLDIEKPPVEQGFNSHSFDVVVAVNVLHVTRNITKTLENVRSLLAPGGFLLLWEITQPQLDFDITDGLLMNPLEDEERSRGNPFLSQKQWQEALRSQGFVEVTAVSETEAFGEQILVAQAATSITDSAPTAFTVTKLTPKEQNQDLLAKKSDIADWFYIPSWKRTIRSQPLQPGLEEQSGCWLIFVGECGLGEKLVKRLLLENQDVITIRVGEQFQQNSEYPQRTYTINPEKENDYNTLLKELRILGKIPKRIVHLWSVTPNNYANSAIEALGWSSLLFLAQAIAENNQTDTLEISIVSNNLQEVTGSEILCPEKALLLGTCKVMPLEYPNITCRSIDVVVPVENGQEELIQTLIAELTTPTPDQIIAYRGRNRWVQNFEPVQIHEIVTENFRLRKQGVYLITGGLGGVGLLLAEYLAQTSQAKLILVGRSIFPDQNEWYEWLSTHDPQDYISQKIQKLQVIEAFGAEVMVISADVTNLEQMSAVLQKANQQFGEIHGVIHAATVYGGGMMQLTTKETVANALAPKVQGTRVLETLFQESNLDLFVLCSSLSSFIGTSGMADYTAANAFLDSFAHYSTSKYRTWKLIKSINWDRWNTVGMAAVVEARHQEITGENLTGGMASFEGIEAFQRILCNSTVSQIVVSTQDFLSLIKPKKSAKSLEEKLAHLSQSKPTHPRPKLANAYIPPSNEIERTLADVWQQLLGIEKVGIHDNFFELGGDSLFATQLVSELCKTFQIELSYKGFFNGPTIAELAKVIVQKLAEQTNLEELTQALADIEQLSQDEVQALIASQN, from the coding sequence ATGAATATTCCGATAGTATCGGCTAACATCACTGGTTCAGAAATAGCGATTATTGGCATGGCTGGGCGGTTTCCTGGAGCAAAAAATGTTGATGAATTTTGGCAAAATCTCCAAAATGGTATAGAGTCAATTTCGACTTTTACTGATGAAGAACTGTTAGCTTATGGGTTAGATGCAACGACACTCAATAATCCGAAGTTTGTCAAAGCAAGAGCTGTATTAAAAGATGTAGAACTTTTTGATGCTTCGTTTTTTGGCTTTAATCCTAGAGAAGCTGAAATTACCGATCCACAACACCGTGTATTTTTAGAATGTGCATATATTGCCCTTGAAGATGCGGGCTATGACTCAGAAAATTATCAAGGTTCCATTGGAGTTTACGCTGGAGCTAGTTTCAGTGGCTACTTACTCAATGTTTATTTAAACGAAGATATTATTAAATCTATCGATAATCACCAACTTGCGATCGCAGGTGACAAAGATTATTTAACTACCCGTGTTTCTTACAAACTGAATCTACAAGGGCCGAGTTTCAGTGTCCAAACCGCCTGTTCTACTTCATTAGTCGCTGTGCATTTAGCCGCCCAAAGCTTACTAAATGGAGAATGCGATATGGCTTTGGCAGGTGGCGTTTCTATAAGTTCTTTGAGAAAAACTGGCTATCTTTACAAAGAAGGGGGAATTGGTTCTCCTGACGGACACTGCCGCGCTTTTGATGCTCAAGCACAAGGAACTGTCGGCGGCGAAGGTGTCGGTATTGTGGTTTTGAAGAGATTAGAAGATGCTCTAGCAGATAGAGATACCATCCATGCCGTTATCAAAGGTTCCGCTATCAATAACGATGGATCTTTCAAAGTTAGTTACACAGCACCGCGCATAGACGGTCAAGCTAAGGTGATTCAAACTGCTCAAGTTGTTGCTGAGGTTGAACCTGAAACGATTACCTATATTGAAGCTCATGGGACAGGAACATCACTAGGAGATCCTATTGAAATCGCGGCACTAACACAAGCTTTTCGAGCCAGCACTGAGAAGAAAGGCTTCTGCGCTATTGGCTCAGTGAAAACTAACATTGGACATTTAGATTCTGCTGCTGGGGTAACAGGTCTAATCAAAACTGTCTTAGCTCTCAAGCATCAACAAATACCAGCTAGTTTACACTTTCAGAAACCTAATCCGCAGATTGATTTTGCCAACAGTCCTTTTTATGTAAACACCAAACTTGCCGAATGGAAAACAAATGGTATTCCTCGCCGGGCTGGAGTCAGTTCTTTTGGGATTGGTGGGACTAATGCCCATGTAATTTTGGAAGAAGCCCCTGTGGAGGAGCAGGGGAGGCAGGGGGAGCAGGGGGAGCAGGGGAGGCAGGGGAGGCAGGGGGAGCAGGGGAGGCAGGGGAGGCAGGGGATGCAGGGGAGGAAATATCATCTATTAGTTTTTTCTGCCAAAACTGATACAGCTTTGGAAACTGCTACAACTAATCTAGTCAGTCATCTCCAGCAGTATCCTGAGTTGCATCTCGCAGATGTGGCTCATACCCTTGGTGTAGGTCGTCGAGCTTTTGAGCATCGCCGGATGGTGGTATGTCAAGATATCAATGATGCGGTGAAGGTGCTTGCTAATTTAGATTCACAACGAGTTTTCACTCAATATCAGCAGCCTGTCAATCGTCCTGTAGTGTTTATGTTTTCTGGACAAGGGACGCAGTATGTGAATATGGGTAGAGAACTCTATGAAAATGAGCCAATTTTTACACTTGCAGTCGATCGCTGCTGTGAACTGTTGAAACCCCATCTAGGTATTGATTTACGCCATATACTGTATCCAAATGAGGCAGCACAGGTAACAGAGCAGCTTAAACAGACATCTGTCGCCCAGCCAGCATTGTTTGTCATTGAGTACGCCCTAGCTCAATTGTGGATGGCATGGGGTGTACACCCGGAGGCGATAATTGGTCACAGTATCGGGGAGTATGTAGCAGCAACTTTAGCGGAAGTTTTTTCGCTGGAAGATGCCCTAATGCTAGTCGCTATTCGAGGACGACTGATGCAGCAACTTCCTAGTGGGGAAATGCTCTCTGTCCAACTTCCCGAATCAGAGATACAACCATTACTAAATAGGGAACTGTCTTTAGCCGCAACCAATGGCCCTTCTTATTGCGTGGTTTCTGGTGTAACTGAAGCGATCGCACAATTACAACAACATTTAGAAGCTAAAGGTGTAGCCTGTCGGAGGCTGCATACTTCTCATGCCTTTCATTCTCCCATGATGGAGCCAATTCTCCAGCCATTTACAGAGCAGTTACAAAAACTCCAACTTCATCCCCCGAAAATTGAGTTTATATCTAACGTCAGTGGCACTTGGATTACTGTAGCAGAAGCAACAGACCCCAAATATTGGGTAAAACACTTACGACAAACAGTGCGCTTTAGCGAAGGGATAACTGAGTTACTCAAAGTACAAGAGCGGATCTTTTTAGAGGTTGGGCCAGGAAGAACTTTAAGCACTTTTGTCAAGCAACATCATAAAAATCAACTGGTGGTACTAACTTCAATCCGCCATCCGCAAGAGCAACAGTCAGATGTAACCTTTTTACTCAACTCCTTGGGGCGACTCTGGCTTTCTGGTGTCAAAATAGACTGGTCTAATTTTTATGCTCATGAGCAACGCTATCATATCCCCTTGCCGACCTATCCATTTGAACGCCAACGTTACTGGATTGAAGCCCAAAAACAGCCAAGACAAACGGCTGTGGAGTTGAGTAAATCTCTCGTAGAGGCTTGTAAAAAACAGGCTAGTGCTAGCATCACCGCACTGGATGAGCAAAGCTATTTAGTGAACAAACAGTACTTAAATAGTTTGTGTACTGCTTACATAAACCTCACTCTCCGGCGTTTAGGTGCTTTTAGAAATACTAATGAACAGTATTCTTTTGAAGCGCTGTGTGAGCAATTTAAAATTATTCCCCGTTATCGACAATTGTTGTGTCGCTTTTTAGATGTACTTGTAGAACAAGGTCAATTGCAACAAGAAAAAGATTTATTTACAAACCTTGTTCCCTGTTCTACAGACTTTATTCATGCTTTAATAGAAGAAGTTAAAATCAAATGCATAGATACACCTCATGTTCTAAATATCCTCCAGGAATGTGGTGATAATCTAACCGATGTACTAATTGGTGAAAAAGAACCGTTAGAGTTGTACTTTGCTGCAAGAGACAACAAACCAGAAATTGTAAATTCAGAATTGTCTCTAGATAACCATTTAAAAAAGATCGTGCGGGCAGGTATGGAACAGGTGGTAAAGTTATTACCGCCAGATGTTAACCTGAGAATTCTAGAAATTGGTGGTGGAGGGGGTATTGCTACCACAGAATTGCTGCCTATTTTACCATCTGAACGCACAAACTATACTTTTACAGATGTAGGTGGTTTGTTTTTGAATAAAGCTAGACAGCAGTTTAGCGCTTATCCATTTGTTGAATATCGTTTTCTGGATATTGAAAAACCGCCAGTTGAACAAGGGTTCAACAGCCACAGTTTTGATGTGGTGGTAGCTGTCAATGTGTTGCATGTAACCAGGAATATAACAAAAACTCTGGAAAATGTGCGATCGCTATTAGCTCCTGGAGGATTCCTGCTATTGTGGGAAATAACTCAACCACAATTAGACTTTGATATCACCGACGGTCTGCTAATGAATCCTTTAGAGGATGAAGAACGCAGCCGTGGTAATCCATTTTTATCACAAAAGCAATGGCAGGAAGCACTACGTTCTCAAGGGTTCGTTGAAGTAACGGCTGTCTCTGAAACTGAAGCTTTCGGCGAACAGATTTTAGTGGCTCAGGCTGCTACATCGATAACTGACTCAGCACCTACAGCATTTACCGTTACAAAGCTTACTCCTAAAGAGCAGAACCAAGACTTATTGGCTAAAAAATCAGATATTGCTGACTGGTTTTACATCCCTTCTTGGAAACGTACCATACGATCGCAACCTTTGCAACCTGGACTTGAGGAACAATCAGGATGTTGGTTAATCTTTGTGGGTGAGTGCGGCTTGGGTGAAAAGTTGGTAAAACGACTATTACTTGAGAATCAAGATGTTATTACCATCAGAGTTGGAGAGCAATTTCAGCAAAATAGCGAATATCCTCAGCGCACATATACGATTAATCCTGAAAAAGAGAATGACTACAATACCCTGCTCAAAGAGCTTCGGATTTTGGGTAAGATTCCCAAAAGGATTGTTCATCTGTGGAGTGTGACACCAAATAATTACGCCAACTCAGCAATTGAAGCTTTAGGTTGGTCAAGCCTATTGTTTTTAGCACAGGCGATCGCAGAAAATAATCAAACTGATACTTTAGAAATTAGTATTGTCTCCAACAATTTGCAGGAAGTAACAGGTTCAGAAATCCTGTGTCCAGAAAAGGCACTGCTTCTTGGAACTTGCAAAGTTATGCCGCTAGAGTATCCAAATATAACCTGTCGCAGTATTGATGTTGTAGTTCCTGTAGAAAATGGTCAAGAAGAACTCATCCAAACGCTAATAGCGGAACTTACAACCCCTACACCCGATCAAATTATTGCTTACCGTGGTCGGAATCGCTGGGTACAAAATTTTGAACCTGTGCAAATACATGAAATCGTTACCGAAAATTTCCGCCTCAGAAAACAGGGAGTATATCTAATTACTGGTGGATTAGGAGGTGTTGGTTTGCTCCTAGCAGAATATCTAGCACAGACTTCCCAAGCAAAACTGATATTAGTAGGACGTTCAATTTTTCCCGATCAAAATGAGTGGTATGAATGGTTATCGACTCACGATCCACAAGATTATATCAGCCAGAAGATCCAAAAGTTGCAGGTGATCGAGGCATTCGGTGCAGAGGTAATGGTAATCAGCGCCGATGTTACCAACCTTGAACAGATGTCAGCAGTACTTCAAAAAGCTAATCAGCAATTTGGTGAGATTCATGGAGTAATTCATGCAGCCACAGTTTACGGCGGAGGGATGATGCAACTCACAACCAAAGAAACTGTAGCCAATGCTTTAGCCCCAAAAGTGCAAGGAACACGAGTACTTGAAACTCTATTTCAGGAAAGTAACCTGGATTTATTTGTACTTTGTTCATCACTAAGTTCATTTATTGGTACATCTGGAATGGCAGATTATACAGCTGCAAATGCCTTCCTTGACTCCTTTGCTCACTACAGCACCTCCAAATATAGAACATGGAAACTTATTAAATCTATTAACTGGGATAGATGGAACACTGTAGGAATGGCTGCTGTTGTTGAAGCACGCCATCAAGAAATCACAGGAGAAAATTTAACAGGAGGAATGGCTTCTTTTGAAGGCATAGAGGCTTTTCAACGTATTTTATGTAATAGCACAGTTTCTCAGATTGTTGTCTCAACACAAGATTTTCTCAGCCTGATTAAGCCAAAGAAATCTGCTAAATCTTTGGAAGAAAAATTAGCCCACCTTAGTCAATCCAAACCAACTCATCCCCGTCCTAAATTGGCAAATGCTTATATTCCTCCTAGTAATGAAATTGAGCGAACCCTTGCTGATGTTTGGCAACAACTTCTGGGTATTGAAAAAGTGGGTATTCACGACAACTTCTTTGAGTTAGGAGGAGACTCTTTATTTGCTACTCAATTAGTTTCTGAACTGTGCAAAACTTTCCAAATAGAACTTTCTTACAAAGGCTTCTTTAACGGCCCAACTATAGCTGAGTTAGCGAAAGTTATTGTCCAAAAGCTAGCTGAACAGACAAATTTAGAGGAATTGACTCAAGCTTTAGCAGATATTGAACAACTATCACAGGATGAGGTACAAGCATTAATTGCTTCACAAAACTAA
- a CDS encoding cupin-like domain-containing protein → MWRKKQHKLVWTPISSVERRSNLSHDQFVREYASIGKPVIITDAMKDWTASTKWNMNFFKSECGSLNIKVREDGDHSRTLQMTVADYIDYITASDRKKILYLFDFHPYLHPKLYEDYKVPVYFHNLFDRLPKNFQEKYDYPLDYLLIGPKDSYISLHIDGEYAYAWLALISGRKKCVLFTPDQTDLLYNGEVNVFNPDLEKFPLYTNAKSVEIILEAGEIIYFPPRWWHQVKNLEDSIAVSHNSINEFNSELCFQDIYERNPIKGFILPLALEFPLVFRSLFAIKLLLNK, encoded by the coding sequence ATGTGGCGTAAAAAACAACACAAGTTAGTATGGACACCAATTTCTTCTGTTGAGCGTCGCAGTAATCTATCGCACGATCAATTTGTCCGGGAATATGCATCTATAGGCAAGCCTGTCATCATAACTGACGCGATGAAAGATTGGACAGCCTCAACAAAGTGGAATATGAATTTCTTCAAATCGGAGTGCGGGTCACTCAATATCAAAGTGAGGGAGGACGGAGATCATAGCAGGACGCTGCAAATGACTGTTGCTGATTACATTGATTACATAACTGCCAGCGATCGCAAGAAAATACTTTATCTGTTCGACTTTCATCCTTACCTTCATCCCAAACTTTACGAGGACTATAAAGTTCCAGTTTACTTTCATAATTTGTTTGACAGGCTGCCCAAAAATTTTCAAGAAAAATATGATTATCCATTAGATTATCTGCTGATAGGCCCTAAAGATTCATATATTAGTCTTCACATTGATGGTGAATATGCTTATGCATGGCTGGCATTAATTTCGGGTCGTAAAAAATGTGTCTTGTTTACACCCGATCAAACCGATCTTTTGTACAATGGGGAAGTTAATGTCTTCAACCCGGATTTAGAAAAATTTCCACTGTATACCAATGCTAAATCTGTGGAAATAATACTAGAAGCCGGAGAAATTATCTACTTTCCACCGCGCTGGTGGCATCAGGTAAAGAACCTTGAAGATAGCATTGCCGTCAGCCATAATTCAATAAATGAATTTAACTCAGAATTGTGTTTCCAAGATATTTATGAACGCAATCCAATCAAGGGTTTTATTTTACCATTGGCTTTGGAATTTCCGTTAGTCTTCCGGTCTTTATTTGCTATAAAATTACTACTCAATAAGTGA